A stretch of the Maridesulfovibrio zosterae DSM 11974 genome encodes the following:
- a CDS encoding efflux transporter outer membrane subunit, with protein sequence MSAKKIKFISVCLLAMFSLSACSPFKPDPRDGMTMGVPLNYKLYSKNSRELGKWWEAFENRELNKLVEEAVIADFDVRIAWAKLRQLRATAVKSRADLYPKLDGKASYTDSMSGNDGTEGKKGSTSTDVHKLGLAASYEIDFWGKIEAESASGELDFLVSREDVNTAAMTVASEVVKRWLEIQLQRRKKVILQKQLETNETYLELIELRFRNSLATALDVYQQREAVARTKALIPPVESREQILLHELAHLLGRPAGSVAVLTADFPVMPKMPGLGIPLDLLANRPDVRAAGLKLQSSDWAVTAARADRLPTVSLSAEAALSSAQLANIFSGWMTSLAASVVGPIFDGFARKAEVERTRAVVDERLLNYKEAVYTAFKEVQDSLVQEKWQREYIKARKNQLEAAKINLSEAGSRYIQGLDDYLPVLNALVSVQTLEISIAEDEMNLFDYRVSLYRALGGSWTDSLVATDELKPESEDEKVIEAAGNFEKKIVPAKEGI encoded by the coding sequence ATGTCTGCAAAAAAAATAAAATTTATATCTGTATGCCTGTTGGCCATGTTCAGCTTGTCAGCATGTTCTCCTTTCAAACCAGATCCACGTGATGGAATGACCATGGGAGTACCTCTGAACTACAAGTTGTACTCAAAAAATTCCCGTGAACTTGGAAAATGGTGGGAAGCTTTTGAAAACAGGGAGCTTAATAAGCTTGTTGAAGAGGCTGTTATCGCTGATTTCGATGTGCGTATAGCTTGGGCAAAGCTTCGTCAGTTACGGGCCACAGCCGTTAAATCTAGAGCTGATCTTTATCCTAAACTGGATGGTAAAGCTTCATATACAGATTCTATGTCCGGTAATGACGGAACTGAAGGTAAAAAAGGGTCTACTTCAACCGATGTCCATAAGTTGGGACTTGCTGCTTCATATGAAATAGATTTCTGGGGTAAGATTGAAGCCGAGTCCGCTTCCGGTGAGCTGGATTTTCTGGTTTCCCGTGAAGATGTTAATACTGCGGCAATGACTGTTGCTTCTGAAGTTGTAAAACGCTGGCTGGAAATTCAGCTTCAGCGTCGTAAAAAAGTAATTTTGCAAAAGCAGCTTGAGACGAACGAAACTTATCTTGAACTTATTGAGCTGCGCTTCCGTAACTCTCTTGCAACCGCTCTTGATGTTTATCAGCAGCGGGAGGCTGTTGCCCGTACTAAAGCCTTGATCCCTCCTGTTGAATCCAGAGAGCAGATTTTACTTCATGAATTAGCCCACCTTTTAGGGCGTCCGGCTGGAAGCGTAGCCGTTCTTACTGCAGATTTTCCAGTAATGCCGAAAATGCCCGGATTAGGTATCCCTCTTGATTTGTTAGCCAACCGTCCGGATGTGCGTGCGGCAGGACTTAAGCTGCAATCTTCTGACTGGGCTGTAACAGCTGCCCGTGCTGACCGGCTTCCAACCGTAAGTCTTAGTGCTGAAGCTGCATTATCAAGTGCTCAACTTGCGAATATTTTTTCCGGATGGATGACATCTCTTGCTGCATCAGTTGTTGGACCTATTTTTGATGGTTTTGCTCGCAAGGCGGAAGTTGAACGAACCAGGGCGGTGGTTGATGAACGGCTGCTTAACTATAAAGAAGCCGTATATACTGCATTCAAGGAAGTTCAGGATTCTCTGGTGCAGGAAAAATGGCAGCGTGAATACATCAAGGCGCGCAAGAATCAGCTTGAGGCCGCAAAAATTAATTTAAGCGAAGCTGGTTCCCGCTATATCCAGGGGCTAGATGACTATCTTCCGGTGTTAAATGCACTGGTAAGTGTTCAGACCCTTGAGATTAGCATTGCTGAAGATGAGATGAATCTTTTTGACTATCGAGTTTCTCTGTATCGCGCTCTTGGAGGATCATGGACTGATTCATTAGTGGCTACGGATGAACTTAAGCCTGAAAGTGAAGATGAGAAAGTGATTGAAGCGGCTGGGAACTTTGAAAAGAAAATTGTTCCTGCAAAAGAGGGAATTTAG
- a CDS encoding efflux RND transporter periplasmic adaptor subunit encodes MTKKVMYYVKQIGLKGIVPLLILIMAVIGAKALIQNKPVARKKAPVASAPLINVAKLNTGDYQIWTPVMGTVEAAREISLEPQVSGRVISVSDTFIPGGYFEKGAEILRIDPLDYELAVKEQAAVVTDAEYNLKVESGHQRVAGREWKLLKKSSGGTSQEAELALRKPHLQKAEADLASAKAKLKQARTDLARTRVKTPFACMVVSKDADLGAQLSLNESIATLVGTDEFWVMVSVPVDRLTHIKIPTAKNGFIGSKARIFTGIAEDSHEREGQVLRLLPSLESKGRMARVIISVKDPLNLHGGNANPLLLGSYVNVSIDSGILKNAVAIPRSAVRDNNTIWIMLDNGTLDIRKIEPVWRDQDYVYLAKGIAAGEKLVITDISAPLQGMNLRENVRSAKKVESNG; translated from the coding sequence ATGACAAAAAAAGTTATGTATTACGTAAAGCAGATAGGCCTTAAAGGCATTGTGCCTTTGCTGATTCTTATTATGGCTGTTATCGGCGCAAAAGCACTTATTCAAAACAAACCAGTAGCCCGTAAAAAGGCCCCGGTAGCTTCAGCTCCATTAATTAATGTCGCGAAGTTGAATACCGGTGATTATCAAATCTGGACTCCGGTTATGGGGACAGTTGAAGCTGCACGTGAAATATCCCTTGAGCCGCAAGTAAGTGGACGGGTTATTTCTGTTAGTGACACATTTATTCCCGGTGGATATTTTGAAAAAGGTGCCGAAATATTGCGCATCGATCCTCTTGATTATGAACTGGCTGTGAAGGAACAGGCAGCTGTTGTCACTGATGCTGAGTATAATCTTAAAGTAGAGAGCGGGCATCAGCGAGTTGCCGGACGAGAATGGAAGCTTCTTAAAAAATCATCAGGCGGGACAAGTCAGGAAGCTGAGCTTGCCTTGCGGAAGCCTCACTTACAAAAAGCTGAAGCAGACCTTGCATCTGCCAAAGCTAAGTTGAAGCAGGCCCGTACTGATCTTGCCCGTACAAGGGTGAAGACCCCTTTTGCATGTATGGTTGTCAGCAAGGATGCTGATCTTGGCGCACAATTGAGTCTTAACGAATCCATTGCAACGTTGGTCGGCACTGACGAATTCTGGGTTATGGTTTCAGTTCCGGTCGACAGGTTAACCCATATTAAAATTCCAACTGCTAAAAATGGATTTATCGGCTCCAAGGCCCGTATTTTTACTGGGATTGCTGAAGATTCGCATGAAAGGGAAGGGCAGGTGCTACGTTTATTACCTTCACTGGAATCCAAAGGTCGTATGGCTCGGGTCATTATTTCTGTTAAAGATCCTTTAAACCTTCATGGTGGTAATGCTAATCCATTGCTGCTGGGCAGCTATGTTAATGTCTCCATTGATTCCGGTATACTGAAAAACGCAGTAGCCATCCCCCGAAGTGCAGTTCGCGATAATAATACGATCTGGATTATGCTTGATAATGGAACTTTGGATATCAGGAAAATTGAACCTGTATGGCGTGATCAGGATTACGTTTATCTTGCAAAAGGAATTGCCGCTGGTGAAAAGCTTGTGATCACAGATATTTCTGCTCCATTGCAGGGAATGAATCTGCGCGAAAATGTAAGATCGGCAAAGAAGGTGGAAAGCAATGGCTGA
- the trpB gene encoding tryptophan synthase subunit beta: protein MKKGYFGKFGGQFVPELLMPPLLELEEAMEKIMKSNEFQQEFTRLLKDFVGRPTALTHCANISRELGFNLWLKREDLAHTGAHKVNNTVGQALLTKMMGKPMLLAETGAGQHGVATATAAALLDLDCEIYMGALDVKRQSHNVRRMELLGAKCVPVESGTQTLKDAINAALRKWISAQQTTHYCFGTAAGPHPFPLLVREFQSVIGREAKAQFKEKTGELPYMVVACVGGGSNAIGMFHEFVQETSVKIVGVEAAGTGEPGCTNSAPINLGTPGVLHGMNTLLLQSEEGQILPSHSIAAGLDYPGVGPEHVHLHDIGRAQYGTVNDHQAMNAFQMLCKKEGILPALESSHAVAWVLENRKSIPKEANVIVNLSGRGDKDMDILEDYLANHAK from the coding sequence ATGAAAAAAGGATATTTTGGAAAATTTGGCGGTCAGTTTGTGCCTGAATTGCTTATGCCTCCGTTGCTTGAGCTTGAAGAGGCCATGGAAAAAATAATGAAATCAAATGAGTTTCAGCAGGAATTCACTCGTTTATTGAAAGATTTCGTAGGTCGCCCAACTGCATTGACTCATTGCGCGAATATTTCCCGTGAGCTGGGTTTCAATCTCTGGCTCAAACGTGAAGATCTTGCTCATACCGGAGCACATAAAGTTAACAATACTGTCGGTCAGGCTCTGCTCACCAAGATGATGGGTAAACCAATGCTTCTGGCAGAAACCGGTGCAGGGCAGCACGGTGTCGCAACCGCAACTGCCGCTGCTCTGCTTGATCTAGATTGTGAAATCTATATGGGGGCGTTGGACGTAAAACGCCAGTCACATAACGTACGCCGAATGGAACTTTTGGGAGCGAAATGCGTACCTGTCGAGTCTGGAACACAAACGCTCAAAGATGCAATTAATGCCGCTTTGCGTAAGTGGATATCTGCACAGCAGACAACTCATTATTGCTTCGGTACTGCTGCCGGACCTCATCCTTTTCCATTGCTGGTTAGAGAGTTTCAGTCTGTTATCGGGCGTGAAGCAAAAGCTCAGTTCAAGGAAAAAACAGGTGAGCTTCCTTACATGGTTGTTGCCTGTGTCGGCGGCGGTTCCAATGCTATTGGTATGTTTCATGAGTTTGTTCAGGAAACATCAGTTAAAATTGTCGGGGTTGAAGCTGCAGGAACAGGTGAACCGGGATGTACAAATTCAGCCCCCATTAATCTGGGAACTCCCGGTGTACTGCATGGTATGAACACTTTGCTGCTCCAAAGTGAGGAAGGTCAGATCCTGCCATCTCATTCAATTGCTGCCGGGCTGGATTACCCCGGTGTAGGTCCTGAACATGTTCATCTGCATGATATCGGACGTGCTCAGTATGGCACTGTAAATGACCATCAGGCGATGAATGCTTTTCAGATGCTGTGCAAAAAGGAAGGAATCCTGCCTGCACTTGAAAGCTCTCATGCTGTAGCCTGGGTGCTTGAAAACAGGAAATCTATCCCCAAAGAAGCAAATGTTATAGTCAACCTGTCCGGTCGTGGTGACAAGGATATGGATATTCTGGAAGATTACCTTGCGAATCACGCAAAATAG
- the trpA gene encoding tryptophan synthase subunit alpha: MSITKLADKINEAKAQGRTALIPFLPGGYPDREQFWKEILELDENGADVIEIGMPFSDPVADGPVVEAASLKCLADGIDLKWILAGLSDHRAKIRAGILLMGYYNPVLQYGLEKFAKDAREAGVNGLIIADLPYEEGVEFRELLAKYDIALIPLVGLNTKPERMDLYAKDGNGFCYYVSVLGTTGDRDSLPEEIKAGLKQAQEIFDIPVALGFGLKNPSQLESLEGLVDGAVFGSALIRHIDEGKSSAEFMKVWK, encoded by the coding sequence ATGAGTATTACCAAACTTGCAGATAAAATTAATGAAGCTAAAGCACAGGGCCGTACCGCTTTGATTCCGTTTTTACCAGGTGGATATCCTGACCGTGAACAATTCTGGAAAGAAATACTTGAACTGGACGAAAATGGCGCAGATGTAATTGAAATCGGTATGCCTTTTTCTGATCCTGTTGCTGATGGACCTGTTGTTGAAGCTGCATCGCTTAAATGTCTAGCCGACGGAATAGATTTAAAATGGATTCTGGCTGGTCTTTCTGATCACCGTGCAAAAATCAGGGCTGGAATCCTGCTTATGGGATATTACAACCCGGTATTGCAGTATGGTCTGGAAAAATTTGCTAAAGATGCTCGTGAAGCAGGAGTCAACGGCCTGATTATAGCAGATTTGCCTTATGAAGAAGGGGTTGAATTCAGAGAATTGCTTGCTAAGTATGATATCGCATTGATTCCTCTGGTGGGGCTGAATACAAAACCTGAGCGTATGGACCTTTATGCGAAAGATGGCAATGGTTTCTGCTACTATGTATCAGTTCTGGGAACCACTGGTGACCGTGACAGTTTGCCCGAAGAAATTAAAGCAGGGCTCAAACAGGCTCAGGAAATATTTGATATTCCGGTGGCTCTGGGATTCGGGCTTAAAAATCCATCACAACTGGAATCTCTGGAAGGACTTGTGGATGGCGCCGTATTCGGGTCCGCTCTTATCCGTCACATTGATGAAGGTAAAAGCAGTGCTGAGTTTATGAAGGTCTGGAAATAA
- a CDS encoding phosphoribosylanthranilate isomerase, with product MSLLVKVCGMTRAEDVNACEKLGVDFLGFIFHQSSPRNVDEMFVRSIKTESAKKVGVFVKQSAAEVARIMDNGALDFAQLHGAQNEEFCKTIGRERVIKVLWPQRYESFKEFQDDIDRFAPYCSYMLFDAGSSGGGHGVSINFDVFKNVTVPMPWLLAGGLSDDNLAQALATAKPYGVDLNSGVESAPGIKDNNKLSAAFGCIRSDKMRK from the coding sequence ATGAGTCTGCTGGTGAAGGTGTGCGGAATGACCAGAGCAGAAGATGTCAACGCCTGCGAAAAGTTGGGGGTTGATTTTCTGGGATTCATTTTTCACCAATCAAGCCCGCGCAATGTGGACGAAATGTTTGTCCGGTCAATTAAAACTGAATCAGCAAAAAAAGTTGGAGTCTTCGTAAAGCAGAGCGCAGCTGAAGTTGCCAGAATAATGGATAACGGTGCTCTTGATTTTGCTCAGTTGCATGGTGCTCAGAATGAAGAATTCTGTAAGACGATCGGTAGAGAGAGAGTCATTAAGGTTCTTTGGCCTCAACGGTATGAGTCGTTCAAAGAGTTTCAGGATGATATTGATCGCTTTGCACCATATTGTTCCTATATGTTGTTTGATGCAGGTAGTTCAGGAGGCGGGCACGGTGTATCCATTAATTTTGATGTTTTTAAGAATGTGACAGTACCTATGCCGTGGCTTCTTGCCGGAGGTCTTTCTGATGATAATCTCGCACAAGCACTTGCCACAGCAAAGCCGTATGGAGTTGATTTAAATTCTGGTGTTGAATCGGCTCCCGGTATTAAAGATAATAATAAATTGAGCGCAGCATTTGGGTGTATCCGCTCAGATAAGATGAGGAAATAG
- a CDS encoding efflux RND transporter permease subunit, with amino-acid sequence MADHKKQTGAMAWMAGNPVASNLLMFILLVGGLVMAFNIKQEVFPEFTMDTVTVSVSYSGASPEEVEQGIVLAIEDAVMGLDGVKEVTSSASEGSGSVVVEAEEGYDLQRLSQDIKSEVDRITSFPEEAEDPRVSISSRKRQVLALMVYGDETTLTLRKLAEQVREELINTAGITQVELSDVSGLQVSIEIPQDKLRAYGLTLSDVADELAKTSVELPGGGIKTEGGEILVRFKERRDYAREFARIPIVTGSDGTQVLLEDIANVKEDFQDDDYISLYNGYPAVRLNVFRIGDQTPISVSDAVHAKLKVINAALPDGVNVAVRNDSSDIYRQRMELLLKNGYMGLGLVFIVLALFLEPRLAFWVAMGIPISFLGGMLILAPAGASVNMISMFAFIISLGIVVDDAIVVGENVYTMRQQGMSWIDAACEGAKTIAMPVVFSVLTNIVAFMPLFFIPGVMGKIFKIIPMVVISVFFISLVESLFVLPAHLGHGSERKPGKIMGYILKYQQKISSGLLVFINKFYRPFLDRAVTWKYLTVSLGFACLIISFAYIKSGRLGFTLFPKIESDYAYLTVDLPYGTAKEVTMGVQERVVVAANKVAAENGGDKLVEGIHSSIGGSGRRGTSGSHVLKVQVFLTDADVRPISTDEFVKQWRRNLGPIPGADSVLFESDKGGPGSGGSIEIELSHSNIEILKHASAELAEALRSYPKVKDIDSGYSPGKRQLDFELLPAGRSLGLTSRSVANQIRNSYYGAEVVRQQRGRNEIKVMVRLPEAERVSRYDFEEMMIRTPDGTNVPLREVVRIKEGRAYTTIDRRDGRRVVSVSADVTPRKETAKIVADVVANIIPKLQANYPGLGYSLEGKQSDLQESTKSLISGLLIAMLVIYALLAIPFKSYFQPIIVMICIPFGIVGAVIGHIMLGYSLSLMSLFGIVALSGVVVNDSLVFIDYTNIQRRKGHCAYDAVLEAGTARFRPILLTTLTTFGGLAPMIMETSRQAKFLIPMAVSLGFGIVFATMITLLLVPAFYLIFEDIRLGLRKLFLRSDDDLRADGITAHYPVTKCDHKPQD; translated from the coding sequence ATGGCTGATCATAAGAAACAAACTGGTGCTATGGCTTGGATGGCCGGAAATCCAGTAGCTTCCAACTTGTTGATGTTCATTCTGCTTGTAGGTGGTCTGGTGATGGCCTTTAATATCAAGCAGGAGGTTTTTCCTGAATTTACAATGGATACAGTTACCGTGAGTGTTTCTTATTCCGGGGCCAGTCCGGAAGAAGTTGAGCAGGGTATTGTTCTGGCTATTGAAGATGCTGTTATGGGCCTTGATGGTGTTAAAGAAGTTACCAGTTCTGCATCTGAAGGTTCCGGTTCTGTTGTTGTAGAAGCTGAAGAGGGGTATGACCTCCAGCGTCTCAGTCAGGATATTAAGTCAGAAGTGGACAGGATTACCTCATTTCCGGAAGAGGCTGAGGACCCTAGAGTCAGTATTTCTTCACGTAAACGCCAAGTTCTGGCTTTAATGGTTTATGGAGATGAAACCACTCTCACACTACGTAAATTAGCTGAGCAGGTGCGTGAAGAACTGATCAACACTGCTGGCATTACTCAGGTAGAACTTTCCGATGTAAGTGGATTGCAAGTTTCAATTGAGATTCCGCAGGATAAACTTAGAGCCTATGGGCTCACGCTTTCTGATGTCGCTGATGAACTGGCTAAAACTTCTGTAGAACTTCCCGGTGGTGGCATTAAAACTGAAGGTGGGGAGATTCTGGTCCGTTTTAAAGAACGCCGTGACTATGCACGGGAATTTGCGCGTATTCCTATTGTGACTGGAAGTGACGGCACTCAGGTTCTTTTGGAAGATATTGCTAATGTAAAAGAAGATTTTCAGGATGATGATTACATCTCATTATATAATGGTTATCCGGCAGTTCGTTTAAATGTATTCCGTATTGGAGATCAAACACCGATCAGTGTTTCTGACGCCGTTCATGCCAAGCTCAAAGTTATAAATGCAGCTTTGCCTGACGGGGTTAACGTGGCGGTTCGTAATGACTCTTCTGATATTTACAGACAGCGTATGGAGTTACTCCTTAAAAACGGCTACATGGGACTGGGGCTGGTGTTCATTGTTTTGGCTCTTTTTCTTGAACCCCGTCTGGCATTCTGGGTTGCCATGGGGATTCCTATTTCTTTTCTTGGTGGAATGTTGATTCTTGCTCCGGCAGGGGCAAGTGTGAATATGATATCAATGTTCGCTTTTATCATTTCTCTTGGTATTGTTGTAGATGATGCAATTGTTGTGGGAGAAAATGTTTATACCATGCGACAACAGGGGATGAGCTGGATAGATGCCGCCTGTGAGGGGGCTAAGACCATTGCCATGCCTGTCGTTTTCAGTGTGTTGACAAATATTGTAGCATTTATGCCCTTATTTTTTATACCGGGAGTGATGGGGAAAATTTTCAAGATCATTCCGATGGTTGTAATAAGTGTATTCTTTATTTCATTGGTAGAAAGTCTTTTTGTTCTTCCGGCACACCTTGGACATGGAAGCGAACGTAAGCCTGGAAAAATTATGGGCTATATCTTGAAATACCAGCAGAAGATTTCAAGTGGTCTGCTCGTATTTATTAATAAGTTCTACCGTCCTTTTCTTGATCGGGCAGTAACTTGGAAATATTTGACTGTGTCTCTTGGCTTTGCCTGTTTGATAATTTCGTTTGCTTATATCAAAAGTGGTCGTCTGGGATTCACGCTATTTCCCAAAATTGAGTCAGATTATGCTTATCTGACTGTTGATCTTCCATATGGTACAGCTAAAGAAGTAACCATGGGAGTACAGGAAAGGGTTGTTGTAGCTGCAAATAAAGTTGCTGCTGAAAATGGTGGTGATAAACTTGTAGAGGGTATCCATTCAAGTATAGGAGGGTCTGGAAGGCGTGGAACCAGCGGTAGTCATGTGCTTAAGGTTCAGGTCTTTTTAACTGATGCTGATGTACGTCCGATTTCAACTGATGAATTTGTTAAGCAGTGGCGGAGAAATCTTGGTCCTATTCCCGGTGCCGATTCTGTTTTATTCGAATCGGATAAAGGGGGCCCCGGTTCAGGTGGTTCTATAGAAATAGAACTCAGCCATAGCAATATTGAAATTTTGAAACATGCTTCAGCAGAACTTGCCGAGGCATTGCGTTCATATCCCAAAGTTAAAGATATTGATTCAGGTTATTCTCCGGGTAAGCGTCAGTTGGACTTTGAATTATTACCGGCAGGAAGAAGTCTCGGGTTGACTTCTCGTAGTGTGGCCAATCAGATTCGTAACTCATATTACGGGGCAGAAGTTGTAAGGCAGCAGCGCGGACGAAATGAAATTAAGGTCATGGTTCGTCTTCCGGAAGCTGAGCGTGTCTCAAGATATGATTTTGAAGAGATGATGATTCGTACTCCTGATGGAACTAACGTGCCTTTGCGGGAAGTGGTACGTATCAAGGAAGGCAGAGCATATACTACTATTGATCGTCGTGACGGGCGCCGGGTTGTATCTGTATCAGCTGATGTTACGCCCAGAAAAGAAACTGCAAAAATAGTAGCTGATGTAGTTGCGAACATTATTCCTAAACTTCAGGCTAATTATCCCGGTTTGGGATACTCTCTTGAGGGTAAGCAGTCTGATCTGCAGGAAAGTACAAAAAGTCTTATCTCAGGTTTGCTTATAGCAATGCTGGTTATTTATGCTCTCCTGGCAATTCCGTTTAAAAGCTATTTTCAGCCTATCATTGTAATGATCTGTATTCCATTCGGAATTGTCGGTGCTGTTATAGGTCATATTATGCTTGGTTACAGCTTAAGCCTGATGAGCCTGTTTGGTATTGTTGCTCTTAGCGGGGTTGTTGTTAACGATTCTCTTGTTTTTATTGACTATACCAACATTCAACGGCGTAAGGGGCATTGCGCGTATGATGCTGTTTTAGAGGCTGGAACAGCTCGTTTCAGGCCGATCCTGTTAACAACTCTGACCACATTCGGTGGGCTGGCTCCAATGATTATGGAGACTTCACGGCAGGCTAAGTTCCTTATCCCCATGGCCGTTTCGCTCGGGTTCGGGATTGTTTTTGCTACGATGATAACTTTGTTGCTGGTGCCTGCCTTTTATCTTATATTTGAAGATATCAGACTCGGGCTTAGAAAGTTGTTCCTCCGTTCTGACGATGATCTCAGAGCAGACGGTATAACGGCTCATTATCCGGTTACCAAGTGTGATCATAAGCCTCAGGATTAA
- a CDS encoding sensor histidine kinase, whose translation MRISRLYLKIFLSFMLVLIVSELAVFAFLQMSWAQSPIVKHINIQIMAIKNLTEMELGAKYISAEYESKTLTTLLQTLGKSFHAQIWITGPYGEIVASSDKINPNISAYTSEEATKSSEGIYIYKKKKKGVKNIYAVYTANLPEGYPFTYHLVHSIHKFTDEMWFLRAQIIVTIIAAIFLIPVTRRMIRPIKLMTHTASKIEQGNLRQRVEIKGKDEISELARAFNNMAEGLEKRVKSSRELTANVSHELRSPLTRMRISLEMLKEKIENNQTSGCKTFVHGMQLEISHMDELIGKIIEFSKLDLEKSPAMNETADLKALIKDLLFQYEHSASRNKLKINEELSEIKISNCNRNGLRVIIDNILGNAYKYTENKGTVSIKLSYSKNIARIEVINTHAPLPKEDLEEIFNPFHRLKGHEIPGSGLGLAAAQKITLIHNGAIRAENSVDGFKIIVELPTNTGVV comes from the coding sequence ATGAGAATAAGCCGTCTGTATCTCAAAATATTTCTTTCTTTTATGTTAGTTCTTATAGTTTCAGAATTAGCCGTTTTTGCTTTTCTCCAAATGTCATGGGCACAAAGCCCTATTGTTAAGCACATAAATATACAGATTATGGCTATAAAAAACCTGACTGAAATGGAACTTGGAGCAAAATACATTTCTGCAGAATATGAGAGCAAAACTCTAACCACTTTGTTGCAAACACTTGGAAAATCATTCCATGCTCAAATATGGATCACCGGCCCATATGGTGAAATTGTAGCCTCCTCTGACAAAATAAATCCCAATATATCTGCATACACAAGTGAAGAAGCAACAAAATCTTCTGAAGGAATATATATTTATAAAAAAAAGAAAAAAGGGGTTAAAAATATATATGCAGTATATACAGCTAACTTACCAGAGGGGTATCCTTTTACCTATCACCTTGTACATTCTATTCATAAATTTACTGATGAAATGTGGTTCCTCCGGGCTCAAATTATTGTAACCATTATTGCGGCAATATTCCTTATTCCGGTTACCAGACGTATGATCAGACCGATTAAACTTATGACCCATACAGCCTCTAAAATAGAACAGGGGAATCTGAGGCAGCGTGTTGAAATAAAAGGTAAAGATGAAATATCAGAACTTGCAAGGGCTTTTAATAACATGGCTGAAGGGCTTGAAAAAAGAGTAAAATCAAGCCGGGAGCTGACGGCCAATGTATCCCACGAACTTCGCAGCCCTCTGACGCGGATGAGAATCTCACTTGAAATGCTCAAAGAAAAGATTGAAAACAACCAAACCTCTGGCTGCAAAACTTTTGTACATGGAATGCAACTGGAAATAAGCCACATGGATGAACTAATCGGCAAAATAATTGAATTCTCTAAACTAGATTTGGAAAAGTCTCCGGCGATGAATGAGACTGCTGACCTAAAAGCCCTGATCAAAGACCTGCTTTTTCAATATGAGCACAGTGCCAGCCGGAATAAATTAAAAATTAACGAAGAACTTTCAGAAATAAAAATTTCCAATTGCAACCGAAATGGGCTACGCGTTATAATAGATAACATTCTTGGTAATGCTTACAAATATACTGAAAATAAAGGAACTGTTTCGATCAAACTTTCTTATTCTAAAAACATAGCTAGAATTGAAGTAATCAACACCCACGCCCCATTACCAAAAGAAGATCTTGAAGAAATATTTAACCCCTTCCACCGCCTGAAAGGACATGAAATTCCAGGTTCAGGTTTAGGACTCGCTGCGGCTCAAAAAATAACATTGATTCATAATGGAGCAATAAGGGCCGAGAACTCTGTAGATGGATTTAAAATTATTGTAGAATTACCGACAAATACAGGGGTAGTTTAA
- a CDS encoding response regulator, whose amino-acid sequence MKQQLPILIVDDDTKLRELLTQYLEGYGYSVNLLPSGDKILETINENPPAIIILDIMMPGKDGLEVLRELRPHSNIPVIMLTAKGEDTDRIVGLELGADDYISKPFNPRELLARIKAVLRRAQDSKRTAINNSGQITVAGIVLHLAHQRLEIDGESLELSSTEFKLIKALMENPAKPLTRDDLMTSVWGKDFNAFDRSIDVHISKLRALLKPYPMHESRIKTVWGTGYMFVSEI is encoded by the coding sequence ATGAAACAACAACTCCCCATACTGATCGTTGATGATGACACAAAGCTTAGAGAACTGCTTACTCAATATCTTGAAGGATATGGGTATTCTGTTAATCTCCTGCCTTCAGGCGATAAGATACTGGAAACAATAAATGAAAATCCTCCGGCAATAATTATTCTGGATATTATGATGCCGGGAAAAGACGGTCTTGAGGTACTGCGCGAACTTCGCCCGCATTCCAACATTCCAGTTATTATGCTAACGGCCAAAGGGGAAGACACAGATAGAATTGTTGGATTAGAACTGGGTGCTGATGACTATATTTCCAAACCATTTAATCCACGGGAACTATTGGCCCGAATTAAAGCAGTGCTGCGCCGGGCACAAGATAGCAAAAGAACAGCTATCAATAATTCCGGGCAGATAACAGTAGCAGGGATAGTTTTGCACTTGGCCCATCAACGTCTTGAAATTGATGGAGAATCACTTGAACTATCTTCAACCGAATTCAAATTGATAAAAGCACTAATGGAAAATCCAGCCAAACCACTCACCCGTGACGATCTTATGACATCTGTTTGGGGCAAAGATTTTAATGCTTTTGACCGGTCAATTGACGTTCACATCAGTAAGCTTCGAGCCCTTTTAAAACCATATCCGATGCATGAATCACGCATCAAAACTGTATGGGGAACCGGATATATGTTCGTGAGCGAAATATGA